A genomic segment from Candidatus Binataceae bacterium encodes:
- a CDS encoding HAMP domain-containing sensor histidine kinase, which yields MAPVKVGTRLTLVLLLAVTPVIAVHTYLSVQRATNASIADLKREIRASVRALVPAVDNDLRERQWDQILNELQRMSVNETRVALFTADGNPWYIPLAFPTELMPTADDFRRADAERFAEFERTIADRSWFCRLVPLTVNGELAGRLLVAQDWTNISEDLRARRMTSIGVAMLVMALIAVIIPLAVRRYISDPLSELSRRVTRFSADGARPPEGDEVELLTEEFRRLAQQLTQAGADLTERHRRELELERRLQRADRLATIGTLASGLAHEIGTPMGVIRARAEYLLHSKPPAPKAREGLEIIINQIDRITRIVRMLLNYARGNEPIRAANDIRRIVQHALSLVETEAVRRNVRLTAELGEEPLTVDCDADQLQQVFVNLAVNALDAMGETGGTLQVLASAEGVNGIRRARVTFADTGPGVAPQDRSRVFDPFYTTKEPGKGTGMGLAVSQSIMRDHGGEITLESDTDGTRFFVTMPMAAEQTAPRQAGAPRRGAEGVA from the coding sequence ATGGCGCCGGTGAAGGTCGGCACGCGTCTAACCCTGGTGCTGCTGTTGGCGGTCACACCCGTCATCGCCGTGCACACCTATCTGAGCGTGCAGCGGGCCACCAACGCTTCGATAGCCGACCTCAAGCGCGAGATCCGCGCCAGTGTGCGCGCCCTGGTCCCTGCGGTCGATAATGACCTGCGTGAACGGCAGTGGGACCAGATCCTCAACGAGCTCCAGCGCATGAGCGTCAACGAGACTCGCGTCGCGCTGTTCACCGCCGACGGTAACCCGTGGTACATCCCGCTCGCCTTCCCCACTGAGCTGATGCCGACGGCTGATGACTTCCGCCGTGCCGACGCCGAGAGGTTTGCCGAGTTCGAGCGCACGATTGCCGACCGTAGCTGGTTCTGCCGCCTGGTCCCGTTAACCGTCAACGGCGAGCTGGCCGGCCGGCTGCTGGTCGCCCAGGACTGGACCAACATCAGCGAGGACCTGCGCGCGCGCAGGATGACCTCGATCGGCGTGGCGATGCTGGTGATGGCGTTGATTGCGGTGATCATCCCGCTGGCCGTGCGCCGCTATATCTCGGACCCGCTGAGCGAACTGTCGCGCCGAGTTACGCGCTTCTCAGCCGACGGGGCGCGCCCGCCCGAGGGCGACGAAGTTGAGCTGCTGACCGAGGAATTCCGCCGCCTGGCCCAGCAGCTCACCCAGGCCGGCGCCGATCTAACTGAGCGTCATCGGCGCGAGCTCGAACTCGAGCGCCGGCTGCAGCGCGCTGACCGCCTGGCTACGATCGGTACGCTCGCCTCGGGCCTGGCTCATGAGATCGGCACCCCGATGGGCGTGATCCGAGCCCGCGCCGAGTACCTGCTGCACAGCAAGCCGCCCGCGCCCAAGGCCCGCGAGGGGCTCGAGATCATCATCAACCAGATCGACCGCATCACGCGCATCGTGCGCATGCTGCTCAATTACGCCCGCGGCAACGAGCCGATCCGCGCCGCCAACGACATCCGGCGGATCGTGCAGCACGCGCTCAGCCTGGTCGAGACCGAGGCCGTGCGGCGCAACGTGCGGCTGACCGCCGAGCTCGGCGAGGAGCCCCTGACCGTCGATTGCGACGCCGACCAGCTCCAGCAGGTCTTCGTCAACCTGGCGGTCAACGCGCTCGACGCGATGGGCGAGACGGGCGGCACGCTGCAGGTGCTTGCCAGCGCCGAGGGCGTCAACGGCATTCGGCGCGCGCGCGTCACCTTCGCCGACACCGGGCCGGGCGTGGCCCCGCAGGACCGCTCGCGCGTCTTCGACCCTTTCTACACCACCAAGGAGCCGGGCAAGGGGACCGGGATGGGACTGGCGGTGAGCCAGTCGATTATGCGCGACCACGGCGGCGAGATTACGCTGGAGTCCGACACCGACGGCACACGGTTTTTCGTCACCATGCCGATGGCGGCGGAGCAGACGGCGCCGCGGCAGGCAGGCGCCCCGCGCCGTGGCGCCGAGGGAGTAGCGTGA
- a CDS encoding sigma-54 dependent transcriptional regulator, protein MSEDTQATVLVVDDDREMADVVCDVLREAGYRALAANSGAAALELARQESPDVLVSDLRMSGLSGHQLQLELKRSAPNLPVIIITAFGSIQTAVESMKLGAFDYITKPFSNDELLLVVSRALENRSLRQEVRRLRGELARSYGLPNIIAANPRMMGVLEVLKQVADSPASVLITGESGTGKDLLARALHFESSRREGPFVPINCAAIPDNLIESELFGHVRGAFTDARQSKTGLFVAARGGTLFLDEIGEMPLPLQAKLLRVLEDKKVRPVGATEEIPIDVRIVAATNADLEPLMEQGRFRSDLYYRLATLMLAVPPLRERPEDIPLLVKHFVARAAAEAGKPLPEIEPAAISVLMRYRWPGNVRELHNALQSAVILCRDDRLTVKDLPPRVAGTRTVPSRTIEELVDRRLSLDRLEREYVRAVLNSVGGNKREAAAILQIDRKTLYRKLEEPEEPVEQAQSRAE, encoded by the coding sequence GTGAGCGAAGATACCCAGGCCACGGTCCTGGTGGTTGACGACGACCGCGAAATGGCGGATGTCGTCTGCGACGTGCTGCGCGAGGCCGGCTATCGCGCGCTGGCCGCCAACTCCGGCGCCGCGGCGCTCGAGTTGGCCCGCCAGGAAAGCCCCGACGTCCTGGTCTCGGACCTGCGCATGAGCGGGCTCAGCGGCCATCAGCTCCAGCTCGAACTCAAGCGCAGCGCGCCCAATCTGCCTGTGATCATTATCACCGCCTTCGGCTCGATACAGACTGCGGTCGAGTCGATGAAGCTGGGCGCGTTCGACTACATCACCAAGCCCTTCAGCAACGACGAGCTGCTGCTGGTGGTCTCGCGCGCGCTGGAGAACCGCAGCCTGCGCCAGGAAGTGCGCCGCCTGCGCGGCGAGCTGGCGCGCAGCTACGGCCTGCCCAACATCATCGCGGCCAATCCGCGGATGATGGGGGTGCTGGAGGTGCTCAAGCAGGTCGCCGACAGCCCGGCCAGCGTGCTCATCACCGGTGAGAGCGGCACCGGCAAGGATCTGCTCGCGCGCGCGCTGCACTTCGAGAGCTCGCGCCGCGAGGGTCCATTCGTGCCGATCAACTGCGCGGCGATTCCCGACAACCTCATCGAGAGCGAGCTCTTCGGTCACGTGCGCGGCGCCTTCACCGACGCCCGCCAGAGCAAGACCGGGCTGTTCGTCGCCGCCCGCGGCGGCACGCTCTTCCTCGACGAGATTGGCGAGATGCCGCTGCCGTTGCAGGCCAAACTGCTGCGCGTGCTCGAGGACAAGAAGGTGCGCCCGGTGGGCGCCACCGAGGAGATTCCCATCGACGTGCGGATCGTCGCCGCCACCAACGCCGACCTCGAACCACTGATGGAACAGGGGCGCTTCCGCTCGGACCTCTACTACCGCCTCGCCACGCTGATGCTGGCGGTTCCGCCGCTGCGCGAACGCCCCGAGGACATCCCGCTCCTGGTCAAGCATTTCGTCGCGCGCGCGGCCGCCGAGGCAGGCAAGCCGCTGCCCGAGATCGAGCCGGCAGCGATCAGCGTGCTGATGCGCTACCGATGGCCGGGCAACGTGCGCGAGCTGCACAACGCGCTCCAGAGCGCCGTCATCCTCTGCCGCGACGACCGCCTGACGGTCAAGGATCTCCCGCCGCGCGTCGCAGGCACGCGCACCGTCCCCAGCCGGACGATCGAGGAGCTAGTCGACCGCAGGCTCAGCCTGGATCGGCTCGAGCGTGAGTACGTGCGCGCAGTCCTCAATTCGGTCGGCGGCAACAAGCGCGAAGCCGCCGCGATCCTCCAGATCGACCGCAAGACCCTCTATCGCAAGCTCGAAGAGCCTGAAGAGCCCGTCGAGCAAGCGCAAAGCAGAGCCGAGTAA
- a CDS encoding DUF1932 domain-containing protein translates to MSGEARRTQTVAIVGAAEMDAAVGARPARACSPRWAGARPPAARVGLAPRLRAELARSQPEILAWMGPKVPATFHKAWRWVAEMEQIAEFLGAPGDGAAIYAGMARLYTRLCYKATARGVRDAHEQAT, encoded by the coding sequence GTGAGCGGCGAGGCCAGGCGGACACAAACCGTTGCGATCGTCGGCGCGGCCGAGATGGACGCTGCGGTGGGCGCGCGGCCGGCGCGCGCGTGCTCGCCACGCTGGGCGGGCGCTCGGCCGCCAGCGGCGCGCGTGGGACTGGCGCCTAGGCTGCGCGCCGAGCTTGCGCGCAGCCAGCCCGAGATATTGGCATGGATGGGCCCGAAGGTTCCGGCGACGTTCCACAAGGCCTGGCGCTGGGTTGCCGAGATGGAACAGATCGCTGAGTTTCTCGGCGCGCCCGGCGACGGCGCAGCGATCTATGCCGGAATGGCACGGCTGTACACGCGATTGTGCTATAAGGCGACGGCTCGCGGCGTCCGCGACGCGCACGAACAAGCAACTTGA